The Salvia miltiorrhiza cultivar Shanhuang (shh) chromosome 1, IMPLAD_Smil_shh, whole genome shotgun sequence genome has a window encoding:
- the LOC131006190 gene encoding probable E3 ubiquitin-protein ligase ARI5, with amino-acid sequence MDSEEDAYYNSSDDMSEGAAEYSGGGYDDDDVDIAEEEPNCTITKKPYTILNEEKLTHLQESDISEVSNLLAVTRGVACMLLIRKKWRVESVLEEWFADEDKVRKSVGISTNKKKRRNPRAKKHYCKICMETVALGRTVSAPCGHPFCSGCWAGYVSAAVSDGATCLALRCPEPKCAAVAGLDIVEAMANEDAGARKLYRRCLLRSYVESSRTRKWCPGPGCDLATEFDVFGGGGGEETSYDVTCDCGFKFCWRCGEDHRPVACATVARWAEKNVSDENNAGWIIANTKTCPGCLKPIEKNQGCNHMTCKCGQEFCWTCMQKWKSHSHVCNQYFREKETAIEASLHEVRSELDRYTFYYERWASNDKSKEIARADAAKARREHLPELAKAQGVPETALEFVPEAWEQIVECRSVLKWSYVYGYYVEAEKKGIFECLQGKAEESLEGLHHCAEKEAAGFMGPDAGSWREFDKFKMKLLNLTRVTKKFFENLVRALENGLAEVEVA; translated from the coding sequence ATGGATTCTGAAGAAGACGCCTACTACAACAGCTCCGACGATATGTCAGAGGGCGCCGCCGAATACTCGGGCGGCGGCTacgacgacgacgacgtcgACATCGCGGAGGAGGAGCCTAATTGCACCATCACTAAAAAACCCTACACAATCCTCAACGAAGAAAAACTCACACACCTCCAAGAAAGCGACATCTCAGAAGTCTCCAACCTCCTCGCCGTCACGCGCGGCGTCGCCTGCATGCTCCTCATCCGCAAAAAGTGGCGCGTCGAATCCGTTCTCGAAGAATGGTTTGCCGACGAGGACAAGGTACGCAAATCCGTCGGCATATCCACAAACAAAAAAAAGCGACGGAATCCGCGTGCAAAAAAGCACTACTGCAAGATCTGCATGGAAACCGTCGCCCTCGGCCGCACGGTGTCGGCCCCGTGCGGCCACCCCTTCTGCTCGGGGTGCTGGGCCGGCTACGTATCCGCCGCTGTCAGCGATGGCGCCACTTGCCTGGCCCTTCGCTGCCCCGAGCCGAAGTGTGCGGCCGTGGCCGGCCTCGATATCGTCGAGGCCATGGCGAATGAGGATGCCGGGGCGAGGAAACTTTATCGTCGGTGTTTGTTACGATCCTACGTCGAATCCAGCCGGACCCGAAAGTGGTGCCCCGGGCCCGGTTGCGATTTAGCGACGGAATTCGACGTTttcggaggaggaggaggagaggagACAAGCTACGACGTGACGTGCGACTGCGGCTTCAAGTTCTGCTGGCGGTGCGGGGAGGATCACCGGCCCGTCGCCTGCGCGACGGTGGCGAGGTGGGCGGAGAAGAACGTGTCGGATGAGAACAACGCTGGGTGGATCATCGCCAACACCAAAACCTGCCCCGGATGCCTCAAACCCATCGAGAAAAATCAAGGATGCAATCACATGACTTGCAAATGCGGCCAAGAATTCTGCTGGACATGTATGCAGAAGTGGAAAAGCCACAGCCACGTCTGCAACCAATACTTCAGAGAGAAAGAAACCGCCATTGAAGCCAGCTTACACGAGGTGAGGTCAGAGCTCGATAGGTACACCTTCTACTACGAAAGGTGGGCCTCGAATGACAAGTCGAAGGAGATTGCGCGGGCGGACGCGGCCAAGGCGAGGCGCGAGCACCTGCCGGAGCTGGCGAAGGCGCAGGGGGTGCCGGAGACGGCGCTGGAGTTCGTGCCGGAGGCGTGGGAGCAGATCGTGGAGTGCCGGAGCGTGCTAAAGTGGAGCTACGTGTACGGCTACTACGTGGAGGCGGAGAAGAAGGGGATTTTCGAGTGTCTGCAGGGGAAGGCGGAGGAGTCGCTGGAGGGGCTCCACCACTGCGCCGAGAAGGAGGCGGCGGGGTTCATGGGCCCCGACGCCGGGTCGTGGAGGGAGTTTGACAAGTTCAAGATGAAGCTCCTAAATCTAACTAGGGTTACTAAGAAGTTTTTTGAGAATTTGGTTAGGGCTTTGGAGAATGGTCTTGCGGAAGTTGAGGTTGCTTAA